A single genomic interval of Aureliella helgolandensis harbors:
- a CDS encoding DUF4838 domain-containing protein: MKLKLLIFGIAAIWACPVGAASLVTARVAVGEFVLPPNTAAAEAYATKDVRDWIQKITGAEVPIVTEPNASTATKVFVGTAFGKAFPTDLETLRGNDGFAVRRKGNNVYVFGSRPRGTLYGMYALLERNSDLIFARPHEDFGTVHGQSPDFELTDTDFIDIPVFLNRRFGPNWPAHRATGEWLLRNRDNTRDVRANYDGFLNLDLIEPYGTNFAVPIASHQELHPEYFGYDPIKKSRRFVKHGEGTMCLSVPGLPAIWAEGLAEDIAKHEARFGRKVDHVRLGPGDNWFCCQCDRCTAPLALPDGTQLECQDPDSIKDPLFRSTQIMMFINEAMETWQKVRPEVPIHVLAYIHFAEPPRVTPHPDLGIWFAPYPTSNLHYPLLDARQPKPWGRRFEKWLTMTDRLGFYEYFESKPSPQAFYAAANLRAVMERPDHSNSLIYAEISNDFGTDGIGNGQFGWDVGQMNLWVHTRLFWDPTQDVDSLYHYYIQRTYREAAPQMLAYYDLIKTSWLAPDNDTFSSCHASIAGVYQGLIVDRGLEKECMRLLSEAEGAAQHPHSKTMIRRMREQYEGFGKDMARLMIANIPEMRGEADDFDSLQWEKPWVNDDFKLVTRDSDEPKAFSSTKLQAAHDGDSLFLRFRLEDLPPQVVARSGDKAESWPKGDHVEFWLFGGGARYVFAFNAGGSQYDAKDLDRSWDSNWELKVRQTSVGWEAIASIPLSTFQLGAGQPTDLRWFCTREIQLSEQETTEVSYQGKPLYYRNFPIVVE; the protein is encoded by the coding sequence ATGAAATTGAAGTTGTTGATCTTTGGGATTGCCGCCATTTGGGCATGCCCTGTTGGAGCGGCATCTCTGGTCACGGCCAGGGTGGCGGTGGGAGAGTTCGTGCTGCCGCCGAATACGGCCGCGGCTGAGGCGTATGCGACCAAGGATGTCCGCGATTGGATTCAGAAGATTACCGGCGCGGAGGTACCGATCGTTACCGAGCCTAACGCCAGCACAGCTACCAAGGTCTTTGTGGGCACCGCCTTCGGCAAGGCCTTTCCTACGGATTTGGAAACACTGCGAGGTAACGACGGGTTCGCGGTCCGTCGCAAGGGCAACAACGTCTATGTCTTTGGCAGTCGACCGCGTGGAACGTTGTATGGGATGTACGCGCTTCTCGAAAGAAACAGCGACCTGATCTTTGCCCGTCCCCACGAAGACTTTGGTACCGTCCATGGGCAGTCGCCGGACTTTGAGCTGACGGACACGGACTTCATCGATATTCCTGTATTTCTAAACCGTCGGTTCGGCCCAAACTGGCCGGCGCATCGCGCTACAGGGGAGTGGTTACTACGCAACCGCGACAACACCCGCGATGTGCGTGCTAACTACGACGGATTTTTGAACCTTGATCTGATCGAACCCTATGGTACAAATTTCGCTGTGCCGATCGCTAGCCACCAGGAGCTGCATCCAGAGTATTTTGGATACGACCCAATCAAAAAATCTCGTCGCTTTGTCAAGCATGGCGAGGGAACAATGTGCCTGAGCGTTCCCGGGTTGCCAGCTATCTGGGCGGAAGGGCTGGCTGAAGACATTGCCAAGCATGAGGCTAGGTTCGGTCGCAAGGTTGATCATGTTCGCTTGGGGCCGGGAGACAATTGGTTCTGTTGTCAATGTGATCGATGCACTGCTCCATTGGCCTTGCCAGATGGAACTCAACTGGAGTGCCAGGATCCCGATTCGATCAAGGATCCGCTGTTTCGCTCCACGCAGATCATGATGTTCATCAACGAAGCGATGGAAACATGGCAGAAAGTGCGGCCAGAGGTCCCGATTCATGTTCTAGCCTACATCCATTTCGCTGAGCCGCCCCGCGTGACTCCTCATCCAGATCTGGGCATTTGGTTTGCGCCGTATCCAACCAGCAACTTGCATTACCCGCTGCTCGACGCGCGACAACCGAAACCTTGGGGGAGGCGGTTCGAAAAATGGCTGACCATGACCGATCGTCTGGGATTCTACGAATACTTTGAATCGAAACCTTCGCCTCAAGCTTTCTATGCGGCGGCCAATTTGAGGGCGGTGATGGAACGACCTGACCATTCCAATTCATTGATCTACGCAGAAATTAGCAACGATTTTGGGACCGACGGAATCGGTAATGGGCAGTTCGGCTGGGATGTCGGCCAAATGAACTTGTGGGTTCACACTCGCCTTTTTTGGGACCCCACTCAAGATGTTGATTCGCTGTACCACTACTACATCCAGCGGACGTATCGCGAAGCAGCTCCACAGATGCTGGCCTATTACGATTTGATCAAAACGAGTTGGTTGGCGCCAGACAACGATACGTTCAGCTCATGCCACGCGAGCATTGCTGGTGTGTACCAGGGGTTGATCGTGGACCGTGGTTTGGAGAAAGAATGTATGAGGTTGTTGAGCGAGGCGGAAGGGGCTGCGCAGCATCCACATTCCAAGACCATGATTCGCCGCATGCGTGAGCAATACGAAGGATTCGGCAAGGATATGGCTAGGCTGATGATCGCCAATATTCCAGAGATGCGCGGCGAGGCCGACGACTTTGATTCACTTCAATGGGAAAAACCGTGGGTGAACGACGATTTCAAACTTGTTACTCGCGATAGTGATGAACCGAAAGCATTTTCCAGCACCAAGCTGCAAGCCGCACACGACGGTGACTCTCTGTTTTTGCGATTTCGCTTGGAAGATCTTCCACCCCAGGTTGTGGCACGCTCCGGTGACAAGGCAGAGTCTTGGCCCAAGGGGGATCATGTCGAATTTTGGTTGTTTGGTGGTGGGGCGCGTTACGTGTTCGCTTTCAACGCAGGCGGTAGCCAGTACGACGCAAAGGATCTAGACCGTAGCTGGGATTCCAACTGGGAATTGAAAGTTCGCCAGACGTCGGTGGGCTGGGAAGCGATCGCCAGTATTCCACTGTCGACATTTCAGCTGGGGGCCGGACAACCGACAGATTTGCGTTGGTTCTGCACTCGCGAAATCCAGCTCAGTGAGCAGGAGACAACCGAGGTTTCCTACCAGGGAAAACCACTTTACTATCGTAACTTTCCAATCGTTGTTGAATAA
- a CDS encoding ATP-binding protein, translated as MSLTNRVCVFFLAALGIILAVYSLVFYTVTREHLVHQFSSEMRGVLNSLIAAAEVEETEVKWQPLEHAIDVGVHDEFGEVQWIVLGDDNLVVERSRSAEVDLVALVESNANLRMEQTSERVLTDTLGDWALMSQRVSAPRPVRLQRELDEFDQLTVVVGRSTLPRDAILFRLTALVTLLPLLTWSIAALLGRWVVRKALSPVAAMANQAQAITGVDFQSRLSHGEAGDELTELGVAFNRLLDRQQTAFEQQRRFAGDAAHELRTPITVLLGQIDVTLRRPRSEGEYQANLELLRTQTKVLQEIVESLLFLARRDADAASPELRSIELKQWLETQASTWAVQPRAADLVLDIRLEEQVKVRSTPALLGRVVDNLVFNAMKYGEAGTPVIVRALEQNGQLLIQVFDSGPGIAAEDLPQLFEPFFRSTAARHRGIAGTGLGLAIASRIATILGGDLECSSEPGQGSCFTLRLPIIS; from the coding sequence ATGAGCCTTACCAATCGCGTATGTGTGTTTTTCCTTGCCGCATTAGGGATCATCCTTGCCGTCTACTCGCTAGTGTTTTACACGGTCACACGGGAACACCTGGTCCATCAATTTAGCAGTGAAATGCGCGGCGTGCTCAATTCATTGATCGCTGCGGCTGAGGTCGAAGAGACTGAGGTGAAGTGGCAGCCGTTAGAACACGCCATCGACGTGGGAGTCCATGACGAATTCGGCGAGGTTCAGTGGATCGTGTTGGGCGATGATAATTTAGTCGTCGAGCGATCTCGCTCGGCCGAAGTCGATCTTGTTGCTTTGGTTGAATCGAATGCAAACCTCCGCATGGAGCAGACGAGCGAGAGGGTGCTCACGGATACATTGGGCGACTGGGCGTTGATGAGCCAAAGGGTGTCGGCGCCACGACCGGTTCGCTTGCAGCGTGAACTCGATGAATTCGATCAACTGACGGTTGTCGTCGGACGTTCGACGCTACCGCGTGATGCAATTCTGTTTCGTCTTACGGCGCTGGTGACACTGCTGCCGCTGCTCACCTGGTCGATCGCAGCCTTGCTCGGCCGATGGGTCGTTCGTAAGGCCCTCAGCCCGGTCGCGGCAATGGCAAATCAAGCTCAAGCCATCACGGGGGTAGACTTCCAATCACGACTTTCGCACGGTGAGGCGGGAGACGAGCTGACCGAGTTGGGAGTCGCATTCAACCGCTTGCTAGATCGGCAGCAGACGGCATTCGAGCAGCAACGGCGATTCGCAGGGGATGCCGCTCATGAATTGAGAACTCCGATCACTGTATTGCTAGGGCAGATCGACGTGACGCTCCGCCGGCCACGAAGCGAGGGGGAGTACCAAGCTAATTTGGAGTTGCTGAGAACACAAACTAAGGTGTTGCAAGAGATCGTTGAATCCCTATTGTTCTTGGCGCGCCGTGATGCGGATGCCGCATCCCCAGAACTACGCAGCATCGAGTTGAAGCAATGGCTAGAAACTCAAGCATCGACCTGGGCGGTCCAACCGAGGGCGGCTGACTTAGTGCTCGATATCAGGCTGGAGGAACAGGTGAAGGTCCGTTCGACACCAGCACTGCTTGGCCGTGTCGTCGATAATCTGGTATTCAATGCAATGAAGTACGGTGAAGCGGGGACACCGGTGATTGTTCGCGCCCTGGAGCAGAATGGCCAGTTGCTGATTCAGGTATTTGATTCTGGACCGGGGATCGCGGCGGAGGACTTGCCGCAACTCTTTGAACCGTTTTTTCGTTCGACTGCAGCTCGTCATCGTGGAATTGCTGGAACTGGGCTTGGATTGGCGATTGCAAGCCGAATTGCCACGATACTCGGAGGTGATTTGGAGTGCAGCAGCGAGCCCGGCCAAGGCAGCTGTTTTACGTTGCGTTTGCCGATCATTTCCTAG
- a CDS encoding PepSY domain-containing protein, producing MNAFLLCRILATVLFPVGIASAAGTSANSKSLSMIEIVQHLEKDGYGPFSELSMDDGRWEIEVRKQSESLELTVDPTSGKVLSEHRDDSERTPGKDAMALSKLLQTVSKSGSYQDFEEVSFERRYWEVEVYRDGQKRELHVDPITAKVIADRIDD from the coding sequence ATGAACGCCTTCCTACTTTGCAGAATCCTCGCAACGGTTTTGTTCCCCGTCGGCATTGCATCCGCCGCGGGGACATCAGCGAACAGCAAATCTCTGTCAATGATCGAAATCGTGCAGCACCTAGAGAAGGACGGCTACGGTCCATTTTCGGAGCTGTCGATGGACGATGGACGGTGGGAAATCGAGGTTCGCAAGCAAAGCGAATCGCTAGAGTTGACGGTCGATCCAACGAGCGGCAAAGTGTTGTCGGAACATCGAGACGATTCGGAGCGAACGCCTGGAAAAGATGCGATGGCGCTCTCCAAGCTGTTGCAAACCGTGTCGAAAAGCGGCAGTTACCAGGACTTCGAGGAAGTCTCCTTCGAGCGTCGGTACTGGGAGGTTGAAGTCTATAGGGATGGGCAAAAACGCGAGCTGCACGTTGATCCCATCACGGCCAAAGTCATTGCCGATCGGATTGACGATTGA
- a CDS encoding response regulator transcription factor, which translates to MSVRILVVEDEPGIADFLIRGLTEEGYAVSHAADGRHAWLRMQSETWDLVILDWWLPGDDGLQILQRFRQKNRITPVLFLTARDGVKERVTGLDAGADDYLTKPFAFEELLARVRSLLRRQGQSDSLHLEYQDIRIDLAQQRATRSDMPLDLTAKELSLLAMFLRHPGRVLSRTRIYETVWDENFDGVSNTLEVHVKDLRRKLEKLGPRVIQTRRGQGYILEILR; encoded by the coding sequence ATGAGTGTGCGGATTTTAGTCGTTGAAGATGAGCCTGGCATCGCGGATTTTCTGATTCGCGGGCTAACCGAAGAAGGTTACGCAGTGTCGCACGCGGCTGACGGGCGGCATGCCTGGTTGCGGATGCAGTCGGAAACATGGGACTTAGTGATACTAGATTGGTGGCTACCGGGTGATGATGGGTTGCAGATTTTGCAGCGGTTTCGTCAAAAGAATCGAATCACTCCCGTGCTTTTTTTGACCGCTCGCGATGGCGTGAAAGAGCGAGTGACAGGGCTTGATGCAGGTGCCGATGACTATCTCACAAAACCGTTTGCATTCGAAGAGCTCTTAGCTCGCGTACGTTCGCTTCTGAGACGACAGGGGCAATCGGACTCGCTCCACTTGGAGTATCAAGACATCCGCATTGACCTTGCGCAGCAGCGAGCGACGCGTTCGGATATGCCGCTCGATCTAACCGCCAAAGAACTTTCGTTGCTGGCAATGTTTTTGCGACATCCGGGACGCGTACTTTCTCGAACACGAATCTACGAAACGGTGTGGGACGAAAACTTTGATGGGGTATCCAATACGCTCGAAGTGCATGTCAAAGACCTGAGACGCAAGCTTGAAAAACTTGGACCACGTGTCATTCAGACGCGTCGCGGTCAAGGCTACATTTTGGAAATACTGCGATAA